A stretch of the Streptomyces sp. NBC_00078 genome encodes the following:
- a CDS encoding metallophosphoesterase, whose protein sequence is MTSTAGGAGQLLAISDLHIGYAENRALVEAMRPESDEDWLLVAGDVSETVSDIRWTLETLAGRFRKVIWAPGNHELWTHPKDPVTLRGVARYEHLVALCRELGVTTPEDPYPVWQSPDGPVAVAPLFLLYDYSFLPEGCVTKEQGLEYAHGTGIVCNDEYLLHPDPYPSREAWCRARVAETELRLAALPADLPTVLVNHYPLDRHPCDVLWHPEFAMWCGTDLTADWHRRFRVETMVYGHLHIPRTTWHEGVRFEEVSVGYPREWRKRAEPPGRLRRVLPKEVGVG, encoded by the coding sequence GTGACGTCGACGGCCGGTGGTGCCGGACAACTGCTGGCCATCAGCGACCTGCACATCGGATATGCCGAGAACCGCGCCCTGGTCGAGGCCATGCGCCCCGAGTCGGACGAGGACTGGCTGCTCGTGGCCGGCGACGTCTCCGAGACCGTGTCCGACATCCGCTGGACCCTGGAGACCCTCGCGGGCCGCTTCCGCAAGGTCATCTGGGCGCCGGGCAACCACGAACTGTGGACCCATCCGAAGGATCCCGTCACCCTGCGCGGCGTCGCCCGCTACGAACACCTCGTCGCCCTGTGCCGCGAGCTGGGCGTCACGACACCCGAGGACCCCTACCCCGTGTGGCAGAGCCCCGACGGCCCCGTGGCCGTGGCACCGCTCTTCCTCCTCTACGACTACTCGTTCCTGCCCGAGGGCTGCGTCACCAAGGAACAGGGACTGGAGTACGCGCACGGGACAGGCATCGTGTGCAACGACGAGTACCTGCTCCACCCCGACCCCTACCCCAGCCGCGAGGCCTGGTGCCGGGCCCGTGTCGCCGAGACCGAACTCAGGCTCGCTGCGCTCCCCGCCGACCTGCCCACCGTCCTCGTCAACCACTACCCGCTGGACCGGCACCCCTGTGACGTCCTGTGGCACCCCGAATTCGCCATGTGGTGCGGCACGGACCTGACCGCGGACTGGCACCGGCGCTTCAGGGTCGAGACGATGGTCTACGGACATCTCCACATCCCGCGGACCACCTGGCACGAGGGAGTCCGCTTCGAGGAGGTCTCCGTCGGCTACCCCCGGGAGTGGCGCAAGCGGGCGGAGCCACCGGGGAGACTGCGCCGCGTACTGCCGAAGGAGGTCGGGGTCGGGTGA
- a CDS encoding extracellular solute-binding protein: MRTPTRHTVRTVQVLCVTVTAALVATGCGRSADSGAGKDAPAKISSGKATGKVVMWSMGDTDKDLASLAKKFEQQNPGVKVQITPVPWASAHDKLTTTIAGGTTPDLSVIGTTWMAEMAGMNGFQATPSSFKSSDFYPGQWGTTKYKDTSYGVPFIANTMVVYYRTDLTAKAGIKGAPAGDWTGYLKDLKAIQATAGKQNPKLRNASTWNIGFNSWIFWLPMVWQQGGDIYDAQSKKFTFDSPEVAKALEYYASIPQQGLAPTDKTDPLPAFESGRNAVYTEGPAVGGGLHKDLPALNGKWKTMPLPYSKQPAGFAGGSDLAVFKNAKNPDAAWKFVKFLTEPANLAAYAKATGNIPPSPTAWDEAQLSSDENMKAFDEQLKVSKAPPAITTWQQVADAIDSELEKLSLGKATVAQVQQALQSKATSIGTGR, translated from the coding sequence ATGCGTACCCCTACTCGTCACACCGTCAGAACCGTTCAGGTCCTGTGCGTCACCGTCACGGCGGCCCTTGTGGCCACCGGCTGCGGCCGCAGCGCCGACTCCGGGGCGGGCAAGGACGCCCCCGCGAAGATCAGCAGCGGCAAGGCCACCGGCAAGGTGGTCATGTGGTCCATGGGCGACACCGACAAGGACCTTGCGAGCCTGGCCAAGAAGTTCGAGCAGCAGAACCCCGGCGTCAAGGTCCAGATCACCCCGGTGCCCTGGGCCTCCGCCCACGACAAGCTGACCACCACGATCGCCGGCGGCACCACACCGGACCTGTCGGTGATCGGAACCACGTGGATGGCCGAGATGGCCGGGATGAACGGCTTCCAGGCCACCCCGTCGTCGTTCAAGTCGTCGGACTTCTACCCCGGCCAATGGGGCACCACCAAGTACAAGGACACCTCCTACGGTGTGCCGTTCATCGCGAACACCATGGTGGTCTACTACCGCACCGACCTCACCGCGAAGGCCGGCATCAAGGGCGCTCCGGCCGGCGACTGGACGGGGTACCTGAAGGACCTCAAGGCCATCCAGGCCACCGCCGGCAAGCAGAACCCGAAGCTGCGCAACGCCTCCACCTGGAACATCGGCTTCAACTCCTGGATCTTCTGGCTGCCGATGGTGTGGCAGCAGGGCGGTGACATCTACGACGCCCAGAGCAAGAAGTTCACCTTCGACTCGCCCGAGGTCGCCAAGGCGCTGGAGTACTACGCGAGCATCCCCCAGCAGGGCCTGGCGCCGACCGACAAGACGGACCCCCTGCCGGCCTTCGAGTCGGGGCGCAACGCCGTCTACACGGAGGGCCCGGCGGTGGGCGGTGGCCTCCACAAGGACCTCCCGGCGCTGAACGGCAAGTGGAAGACCATGCCGCTGCCGTACTCCAAGCAGCCCGCCGGGTTCGCCGGCGGCAGCGATCTGGCGGTGTTCAAGAACGCCAAGAACCCCGACGCGGCATGGAAGTTCGTCAAGTTCCTCACCGAGCCCGCCAACCTGGCGGCCTACGCCAAGGCCACCGGCAACATTCCCCCCTCGCCCACCGCCTGGGACGAGGCGCAGCTGAGCAGCGACGAGAACATGAAGGCGTTCGACGAGCAGCTCAAGGTCAGCAAGGCGCCGCCCGCGATCACGACCTGGCAGCAGGTCGCCGATGCCATCGACTCCGAACTGGAGAAGCTGTCCCTCGGCAAGGCCACCGTCGCCCAGGTGCAGCAGGCGCTGCAGTCCAAGGCCACCAGCATCGGCACCGGCCGATGA
- a CDS encoding LacI family DNA-binding transcriptional regulator: MGVTIADVAARAGVSKTTVSRVLNSKGEINENTVLKVRKAISELGYVPSAGAVGLARGTTQMIGMLVPDLAWAWAGIVQAVIETLETEGFGLRMLTWNHGEESLRRLGLQVAAKSFDGLLVIEPEGAMGYITELHEAGLPVVLIDDRFQRPGFPYVATTNREGGAQAARHLLEIGRRRPLVVTGPEVFGCTRERLGGFVDVYAKAGIELDPRGIVCGDFQFEDSRSAVARALADGLEFDAVFAHNDPTAAGALAALHEAGLWIPQDVAVVGFDDVEMASYTYPALTTIRQPMREMGTAAARLLLDHVRGSPQAAPSRVIPTSLVVRGSTLRPSPN; encoded by the coding sequence ATGGGAGTCACCATCGCCGACGTGGCCGCTCGGGCGGGCGTCAGTAAGACGACGGTCTCACGCGTGCTGAACAGCAAGGGCGAGATCAACGAGAACACCGTCCTGAAGGTCCGCAAAGCGATCTCGGAGCTCGGCTATGTGCCGAGCGCCGGTGCGGTCGGCCTCGCCCGCGGCACCACACAGATGATCGGCATGCTGGTCCCTGACCTGGCCTGGGCCTGGGCCGGCATCGTGCAGGCGGTCATCGAGACACTGGAGACCGAAGGCTTCGGACTGCGCATGCTGACCTGGAACCACGGTGAGGAATCACTGCGCCGCCTGGGTCTGCAGGTCGCTGCCAAGTCATTCGACGGTCTGCTGGTGATAGAGCCCGAGGGCGCCATGGGCTACATCACCGAACTGCACGAAGCGGGACTGCCGGTCGTGCTGATAGACGACCGCTTCCAGCGGCCGGGGTTCCCCTACGTGGCCACCACCAACCGGGAGGGCGGTGCACAGGCGGCACGGCACCTCCTGGAAATCGGGCGCCGTCGTCCTCTGGTCGTGACCGGTCCCGAGGTGTTCGGCTGTACCCGGGAACGGCTGGGCGGATTCGTCGACGTCTACGCGAAGGCCGGGATCGAGCTCGACCCGCGCGGCATCGTCTGCGGCGACTTCCAGTTCGAGGACAGCCGGAGCGCGGTCGCGCGCGCTCTCGCGGACGGCCTGGAGTTCGACGCGGTCTTCGCGCACAACGATCCCACGGCGGCCGGCGCGCTCGCCGCCCTGCACGAGGCCGGCCTGTGGATTCCGCAGGATGTCGCCGTGGTGGGCTTCGACGACGTCGAGATGGCCTCGTACACCTATCCGGCACTGACCACCATCCGCCAGCCCATGCGGGAGATGGGTACGGCGGCGGCGCGTCTGCTGCTGGACCACGTGCGCGGATCGCCGCAGGCGGCCCCGTCGCGCGTCATTCCCACCAGTCTCGTGGTCCGCGGCTCGACGTTACGGCCGAGCCCGAACTGA
- a CDS encoding LacI family DNA-binding transcriptional regulator encodes MRDVATAAGVGLATVSRVVNGQSVTPDLAERVTQAAESLGYRLDVTASSLRRADRRTRTLGLVLEDAANPFSAALHRAVEDAATERGVLVLAGSTDEDPVRERGLLKTFTGRRVDGLIVVPTGQADAGLDAARRGGTPVVCVDRPSAAAQVDAVTVDNRAGVRAAVKRLHAAGHRRIAFLGDLRSIWTAEERYAGFVEGLAEAGCVLHRSLVRRGLHGAEPAQEATRELLALPHAPTAFISGQNLLTVGARMTLQELRLQHRVALIGFDDLPLAGLLEPGISVIAQDHAAIGREAAGLLFGRLDGEDGPARHRVLPTRYLARGSGEIPAAEDH; translated from the coding sequence ATGCGCGACGTCGCAACCGCGGCCGGGGTGGGGCTCGCCACCGTCTCCCGGGTCGTCAACGGCCAGTCCGTCACTCCTGACCTGGCGGAACGGGTGACGCAGGCCGCCGAGTCGCTCGGCTACCGCCTCGATGTGACGGCCAGCAGCCTGCGCCGGGCCGACCGCCGCACCCGCACTCTCGGGCTGGTCCTGGAGGACGCGGCCAACCCCTTCTCGGCCGCGCTGCATCGTGCGGTGGAGGACGCCGCCACCGAGCGCGGCGTACTGGTCCTGGCCGGATCCACCGACGAGGACCCGGTCCGCGAACGCGGCCTGCTGAAGACCTTCACCGGCCGCCGGGTCGACGGCCTCATCGTGGTGCCCACCGGACAGGCCGACGCCGGCCTCGACGCCGCCCGCCGCGGGGGCACACCCGTCGTCTGCGTGGACCGCCCCAGCGCAGCGGCGCAGGTGGATGCCGTGACGGTGGACAACCGCGCAGGCGTACGGGCGGCGGTGAAGAGGCTGCACGCGGCAGGTCACCGGCGCATCGCCTTCCTCGGGGATCTTCGCTCGATCTGGACCGCCGAGGAGCGCTACGCCGGGTTCGTGGAGGGGCTGGCCGAGGCGGGATGCGTCCTGCACCGCTCGCTCGTGCGGCGCGGCCTGCACGGTGCGGAACCCGCCCAGGAGGCGACCCGAGAACTCCTGGCCCTGCCCCATGCGCCCACCGCGTTCATCTCCGGCCAGAACCTCCTGACCGTCGGGGCCCGCATGACCCTGCAGGAGCTCCGCCTGCAGCACCGGGTGGCGCTGATCGGCTTCGACGACCTGCCCCTGGCCGGTCTGCTCGAACCCGGCATCTCGGTGATCGCCCAGGATCACGCCGCAATCGGCCGGGAAGCCGCCGGTCTGCTGTTCGGCCGACTCGACGGCGAGGACGGCCCCGCCCGCCACCGCGTGCTGCCCACCCGCTACCTCGCCCGCGGCTCCGGCGAGATCCCCGCCGCAGAGGACCACTGA
- a CDS encoding 4'-phosphopantetheinyl transferase, producing MIEELLPDEVVAVEVHGDDGSEPAPLYPQEAEVVAQAVDKRRREFALVRACARRAMDKLGVPPQPVLPGERGAPHWPPGLAGSMTHCDGYAAAALARATDLASLGIDAEPHQPLPEGVLEAVSLPTEVARLRRLGAQHPGIHWERLLFSAKESVYKAWFPLTRQWLEFTEADIDMSVSPGEPLHGRFRAQLLVPGPLVGGRRLGHFEGRWTVQRGLVATAITVSHTP from the coding sequence GTGATCGAGGAGCTGCTGCCGGACGAGGTGGTGGCCGTGGAGGTGCACGGCGACGACGGGAGCGAACCCGCGCCGCTGTACCCCCAGGAGGCCGAGGTCGTCGCGCAGGCGGTCGACAAACGCCGTCGCGAGTTCGCCCTCGTCCGTGCCTGCGCCCGCCGCGCCATGGACAAGCTCGGCGTGCCGCCGCAGCCCGTCCTGCCCGGCGAACGCGGGGCGCCGCACTGGCCGCCCGGCCTGGCCGGCAGCATGACCCACTGCGACGGCTACGCCGCCGCCGCGCTGGCCCGCGCCACCGACCTCGCCTCCCTCGGCATCGACGCCGAACCCCATCAGCCGCTCCCGGAGGGCGTCCTGGAGGCCGTCTCCCTGCCCACCGAAGTTGCCAGGCTGCGCCGGCTGGGCGCGCAGCACCCCGGTATCCACTGGGAGCGGCTGCTGTTCAGCGCGAAGGAATCCGTCTACAAGGCGTGGTTCCCCCTCACCCGACAGTGGCTGGAGTTCACGGAAGCCGACATCGACATGTCCGTCAGTCCGGGCGAGCCGCTGCACGGGCGCTTCCGCGCCCAACTCCTCGTCCCCGGCCCGCTGGTCGGTGGCCGGCGCCTCGGCCACTTCGAGGGCCGGTGGACCGTCCAGCGGGGGCTGGTGGCAACGGCGATCACGGTGTCGCACACCCCCTGA
- a CDS encoding ATP-grasp domain-containing protein — protein sequence MVSRVRVWLNRTYAENVFFMDQLRRNPSDRAVEIHATHGDADSPVLAAADTADLEPGGLSPAGYVEFALAQCRRRGIDVFVPRLHQSAIVAHRADFEAAGTALLAPPPEAVAVFEDKVIAYEAMEAIGAPVPPWWRVRSADELVAAVEELEAGGHKACFKPASGAGGVGFRVITRAPFSMAQLSGFPSPYVPLDLVVEALRQAEEPVDWLVMPRLEQPEVSVDCLTGPDDRVRLAIGRTKNGRRRGFTLHEQWLEPARLVAESFGLHYLSNIQFRMYGDRPVLMDVNTRPAGGLHQLSLCGVNAPWAAVQLALGEDPGEMAPPFLGQDYTVVSGLRPLRAVSLPQQRVEEPTEALLPAVPMPAPVDSVEAAATVMPL from the coding sequence ATGGTCTCTCGCGTACGCGTCTGGCTCAACCGCACGTACGCGGAGAACGTGTTCTTCATGGATCAGCTGCGCCGAAATCCCAGCGATCGGGCGGTCGAGATCCATGCGACGCACGGGGACGCGGACTCTCCCGTGCTGGCCGCCGCCGACACCGCCGACCTGGAGCCGGGGGGCCTGTCTCCCGCCGGGTACGTGGAGTTCGCGCTGGCGCAGTGCCGGCGTCGCGGGATCGACGTGTTCGTGCCACGGCTGCACCAGTCGGCGATCGTGGCGCACCGCGCCGATTTCGAGGCGGCCGGTACCGCGCTGCTCGCGCCACCGCCCGAGGCCGTGGCCGTCTTCGAGGACAAGGTGATCGCCTACGAGGCCATGGAGGCGATCGGGGCGCCGGTGCCGCCGTGGTGGCGGGTGCGGTCGGCGGATGAACTCGTCGCGGCTGTCGAGGAGTTGGAGGCGGGCGGGCACAAGGCGTGCTTCAAGCCGGCGTCCGGTGCCGGCGGGGTGGGCTTCCGTGTGATCACGCGTGCTCCGTTCTCGATGGCACAGCTGAGCGGCTTCCCGAGCCCGTATGTGCCGCTGGACCTCGTCGTGGAGGCGCTGCGGCAGGCCGAGGAGCCCGTCGACTGGCTGGTGATGCCGCGTCTGGAGCAGCCGGAGGTGTCGGTGGACTGCCTCACCGGGCCCGACGACCGGGTGCGGCTGGCGATCGGACGCACCAAGAACGGCCGGCGGCGCGGGTTCACCCTGCACGAGCAGTGGCTGGAGCCGGCGCGGCTGGTCGCGGAGAGCTTCGGGCTGCACTACCTGTCCAACATCCAGTTCCGGATGTACGGCGACCGGCCGGTGCTGATGGATGTGAACACGCGGCCGGCCGGCGGCCTGCACCAGCTGTCGCTGTGCGGGGTCAACGCCCCTTGGGCGGCGGTGCAGTTGGCTCTCGGTGAGGATCCGGGCGAGATGGCCCCGCCGTTCCTGGGGCAGGACTACACGGTGGTTTCCGGGCTGCGGCCCCTGCGGGCGGTTTCGCTGCCGCAGCAGAGGGTCGAGGAACCGACGGAGGCGTTGTTGCCGGCCGTGCCGATGCCGGCACCGGTCGATTCCGTCGAGGCGGCGGCGACCGTAATGCCGCTGTAG
- a CDS encoding alpha/beta fold hydrolase: MVDVPSRRPVRAVRLRPVGDGELELQYRVVHGYRRAFRMAGQGPALVLVHGIGDSSATWAELIPDLARTHTVIAPDLLGHGASDKPRADYSVAAYANGVRDLLTTLGIESATLVGHSLGGGVAMQFAYQFPERTERLVLVSAGGVGREVNPVLRLVSLPGAHLMLSTLRLPGMRLQVGLVARLMKLLDTDLGQDAPELLTLVDALPDETSRNAFIRTLRAVVDWRGQVVTMLDRCYLTEGMPTMLMWGDRDSVVPVRHAFGAHEAMPGSRLEIFEDAGHFPFHSDPTRFVSLIEDFTASTTPAHWSREHWRKLLVEGRPATGAGWPDTARNREVERELREASERSAT; encoded by the coding sequence GTGGTCGACGTCCCTTCCCGGCGCCCGGTGCGCGCCGTACGGCTGCGCCCGGTGGGCGACGGGGAACTCGAGTTGCAGTACCGCGTGGTGCACGGCTACCGGCGGGCCTTCCGCATGGCCGGCCAGGGCCCGGCACTCGTCCTCGTCCACGGTATCGGGGACTCCTCGGCGACCTGGGCCGAGTTGATCCCCGACCTCGCCCGCACGCACACCGTCATCGCCCCCGACCTGCTCGGTCACGGCGCCTCCGACAAACCCCGCGCCGACTACTCGGTGGCCGCGTACGCCAACGGCGTGCGGGACCTGCTCACCACCCTCGGCATCGAGTCGGCGACGCTGGTCGGGCACTCGCTCGGCGGAGGCGTGGCCATGCAGTTCGCCTACCAGTTCCCCGAGCGCACCGAGCGGCTCGTGCTGGTCAGCGCGGGCGGCGTCGGCCGCGAGGTCAACCCCGTTCTGCGGCTGGTCTCCCTGCCCGGAGCCCACCTGATGCTGTCCACGCTGCGGCTGCCCGGCATGCGACTCCAAGTGGGGCTCGTGGCACGTCTGATGAAGCTCCTGGACACCGACCTCGGCCAGGACGCCCCCGAACTCCTCACCCTTGTGGACGCCTTGCCCGACGAGACCTCCCGCAACGCCTTCATCCGCACCCTGCGTGCGGTCGTCGACTGGCGAGGCCAGGTCGTCACGATGCTCGACCGGTGCTACCTCACCGAGGGCATGCCGACCATGCTGATGTGGGGCGACCGCGACAGTGTGGTGCCGGTGCGACACGCGTTCGGGGCACACGAGGCGATGCCGGGCAGCCGCCTGGAGATATTCGAGGACGCCGGACACTTCCCGTTCCACAGCGACCCCACGCGCTTCGTCTCGCTGATCGAGGACTTCACGGCGAGCACGACACCCGCCCACTGGAGCCGGGAACACTGGCGGAAGCTGCTCGTCGAGGGCCGGCCGGCCACCGGCGCCGGGTGGCCGGACACGGCCCGCAACAGGGAGGTGGAACGCGAACTGAGGGAGGCGAGTGAGCGTAGCGCTACGTGA
- a CDS encoding GH32 C-terminal domain-containing protein has product MSRTTCPRRRLLAALAVLSGLGLIGASPAMADTLYHEQYRPQFHFTPAQNWMNDPNGLIYYKGRYHLFFQYNPSGNTWGNMSWGHAVSTDLAHWKQLPLAIPQDDQEMIFSGSVVLDKNNSTGFGTRKNPPLVAVYTSAQKATGRQEQSLAYSTDGGTTWTKYAGNPVLDIGSNNFRDPKVFWYAPTKSWLMAVALADQHKIAFYSSSNLKAWTHLSDFGPAGATGGVWECPDLFPLPVDGNPKKTKWVLAVNLNPGGIAGGSGAQYFVGDFDGKKFTSDDGATYTPPSGTVVQDFESGSFGDWTATGNAFGSAPATGPVDGQQTVTGFEGKAFANSFHGGDASTGTLTSPAFTVTSNYINFKVGGGNHPYQPGSVLGDSPAPSGEMLADFEASTYSSPIGDWTTTGDAFGTGPAQGTLPGQGQVTGYLGGGLANSFLNGDASTGTLTSPAFTIDKKYLDFLIGGGNHAASSDAPTAVQLIVDGKAVRSATGPNSEALNWASWDLSDLQGKQAQIKVEDANTGGWGHLNLDQVVLSDTQAKTRSDETGVNLLVDGQIVQSATGGDSENLDWASFNTTAYKGKKVQLQIADANTGGWGHVLADQFTAADKPALSTTQRAHWLDYGADFYAANTWTDAPGGRRVMTAWMNNWNYGQAIPTTPWRSADSFPRQLSLKTVSGRVQLIQQPVRELTTLRGAGTRVPSTRVTDTTTPLAIRGSALELQADLTPGTADRAGLAVRTGAGQHTRIGYDTTTGEVYIDRTASGATDFDPTFGGVQRAPLALHGGRLSLHVLVDASSVEVYAQNTRGEQVTLTDQIFPDPSSTGVDTFAEGGTATLNHLQAWQLKSIWP; this is encoded by the coding sequence ATGTCCAGAACGACTTGCCCGCGCCGCAGACTCCTCGCCGCGCTGGCCGTCCTGTCCGGGCTCGGTCTGATCGGCGCCTCCCCAGCCATGGCCGACACCCTCTACCACGAGCAGTACCGGCCCCAGTTCCACTTCACCCCGGCCCAGAACTGGATGAACGACCCCAACGGACTGATCTACTACAAGGGCCGGTACCACCTGTTCTTCCAGTACAACCCGTCCGGCAACACCTGGGGCAACATGTCCTGGGGCCACGCCGTCAGCACCGACCTGGCCCACTGGAAGCAGCTCCCGCTGGCCATTCCTCAGGACGACCAGGAAATGATCTTCTCCGGCAGCGTGGTGCTGGACAAGAACAACTCCACCGGCTTCGGGACCAGGAAGAACCCGCCCCTGGTCGCCGTGTACACCAGTGCGCAGAAGGCGACCGGCAGGCAGGAGCAGTCCCTCGCCTACAGCACCGACGGCGGTACCACCTGGACCAAGTACGCCGGCAACCCGGTCCTCGACATCGGCTCGAACAACTTCCGCGACCCGAAGGTGTTCTGGTACGCCCCCACCAAGAGCTGGCTGATGGCGGTCGCCCTCGCCGACCAGCACAAAATCGCCTTCTACAGCTCCTCGAACCTCAAGGCCTGGACCCACCTGAGCGACTTCGGCCCGGCCGGCGCCACCGGCGGGGTGTGGGAGTGCCCGGACCTGTTCCCGCTGCCCGTGGACGGCAACCCGAAGAAGACCAAGTGGGTGCTGGCGGTCAACCTCAACCCCGGCGGCATCGCGGGCGGCTCCGGCGCCCAGTACTTCGTCGGCGACTTCGACGGCAAGAAGTTCACCTCCGACGACGGCGCCACCTACACCCCGCCGAGCGGCACCGTCGTACAGGACTTCGAGTCCGGCTCCTTCGGCGACTGGACGGCCACCGGTAACGCGTTCGGCAGCGCACCGGCGACCGGGCCGGTGGACGGCCAGCAGACCGTCACCGGCTTCGAGGGCAAGGCCTTCGCCAACAGCTTCCACGGCGGCGACGCCTCCACCGGCACCCTGACCTCACCCGCCTTCACCGTGACCAGCAACTACATCAACTTCAAGGTCGGCGGCGGCAACCACCCGTACCAGCCCGGCTCCGTCCTGGGCGACAGCCCGGCACCCAGCGGGGAAATGCTCGCCGACTTCGAGGCCAGCACCTACTCCAGCCCCATCGGCGACTGGACGACGACCGGCGACGCCTTCGGCACCGGACCGGCCCAGGGCACCCTCCCCGGCCAGGGGCAGGTCACCGGCTACCTCGGAGGCGGCCTCGCCAACAGCTTCCTGAACGGTGACGCCTCCACCGGCACGCTCACCTCGCCGGCCTTCACCATCGACAAGAAGTACCTGGACTTCCTCATCGGCGGCGGCAACCACGCAGCCAGCTCCGACGCCCCCACAGCGGTCCAACTCATCGTGGACGGCAAGGCGGTGCGCTCCGCCACCGGCCCCAACTCCGAGGCCCTGAACTGGGCTTCCTGGGACCTGTCCGACCTGCAGGGCAAGCAGGCCCAGATCAAGGTCGAGGACGCCAACACAGGCGGCTGGGGCCACCTCAACCTCGACCAGGTCGTCCTCTCCGACACCCAGGCCAAAACCCGCTCTGATGAGACCGGCGTCAACCTGCTCGTCGACGGCCAGATCGTCCAGAGCGCCACCGGCGGCGACTCCGAGAACCTCGACTGGGCCTCCTTCAACACCACCGCCTACAAGGGCAAGAAGGTCCAGCTCCAGATCGCCGACGCGAACACCGGCGGCTGGGGACACGTCCTCGCCGACCAGTTCACCGCCGCCGACAAGCCCGCCCTGTCCACCACCCAGCGCGCCCACTGGCTCGACTACGGCGCCGACTTCTACGCCGCCAACACCTGGACCGACGCCCCCGGCGGCCGCCGCGTCATGACCGCCTGGATGAACAACTGGAACTACGGACAGGCCATCCCCACCACCCCGTGGCGCAGCGCCGACTCCTTCCCCCGCCAGCTCTCCCTGAAGACCGTGAGCGGCAGGGTCCAGCTGATCCAGCAGCCGGTCCGCGAACTGACCACGTTGCGCGGCGCCGGCACCCGGGTGCCCAGCACCCGCGTCACGGACACCACCACCCCGCTCGCCATACGCGGCAGCGCCCTGGAACTCCAGGCCGACCTCACCCCGGGCACCGCCGACCGCGCCGGCCTGGCCGTGCGCACCGGCGCCGGACAGCACACCCGCATCGGCTACGACACCACCACCGGCGAGGTCTACATCGACCGCACCGCCTCCGGTGCCACCGACTTCGACCCGACCTTCGGCGGCGTTCAGCGCGCCCCCCTCGCGCTCCACGGCGGCCGACTGAGTCTGCACGTCCTGGTCGACGCCTCCTCCGTCGAGGTCTACGCCCAGAACACCCGCGGCGAACAGGTCACGCTCACCGACCAGATCTTCCCCGACCCGTCCAGCACCGGCGTCGACACCTTCGCCGAAGGCGGCACCGCCACCCTGAACCACTTGCAGGCGTGGCAGCTGAAGTCCATCTGGCCCTAA
- a CDS encoding carbohydrate ABC transporter permease: protein MSTKTLPGRDDTQEPSAAGPERSADRRHRALRRTAHGRQARAAWILTAPFLALFAAFVLLPVVWSLLMSMTDTQSADLRTPLNVSFTGFDNYVRLFQDDQFVHALRNTGVFVLVGLPLTLAAGLAAAVALDRGIRRFRAVFRVGFYLPVITSIVAVAVVWKSLLDPQAGLVNTVLAWFGIDGPAWLADTRFALPVMILMAVWRNLGTVMIIMLAGLQSVPQSLMEAAELDGAGAWQRFWRVTFPLLRPALLLTAVTTGIGYLQFFDEPFVMTQGGPLDSTLSATMYAYQQFGNGNYDVASAAGYVVFVLIVALTVLQFRVLRDKD from the coding sequence ATGTCGACGAAAACGCTCCCCGGGCGGGACGACACCCAGGAGCCGAGCGCCGCGGGGCCGGAGCGCAGTGCTGATCGCCGGCACCGCGCGCTGCGGCGCACGGCGCACGGCAGGCAGGCCCGGGCCGCCTGGATCCTCACCGCGCCGTTCCTTGCCCTGTTCGCGGCCTTCGTGCTGCTGCCGGTGGTGTGGTCGCTGCTGATGAGCATGACCGACACGCAGAGCGCCGACCTGCGCACCCCGCTGAACGTGTCGTTCACCGGCTTCGACAACTATGTCCGGCTCTTCCAGGACGATCAGTTTGTTCACGCCCTGCGCAACACGGGCGTGTTCGTCCTGGTCGGCCTGCCGTTGACGCTGGCCGCCGGGCTCGCCGCGGCGGTCGCCCTCGACCGTGGCATCCGCCGCTTCCGGGCCGTCTTCCGGGTCGGCTTCTATCTCCCGGTGATCACCAGCATCGTGGCCGTCGCGGTGGTCTGGAAGTCCCTCCTGGACCCGCAGGCGGGACTGGTGAACACCGTCCTGGCCTGGTTCGGGATCGACGGCCCGGCCTGGCTGGCCGACACCCGGTTCGCCCTGCCCGTCATGATCCTGATGGCCGTGTGGCGCAACCTGGGCACCGTCATGATCATCATGCTGGCGGGTCTGCAGTCCGTGCCCCAGTCCCTGATGGAGGCGGCCGAACTCGACGGCGCCGGCGCCTGGCAGCGGTTCTGGCGGGTCACCTTCCCGCTGCTGCGCCCGGCTCTGCTGCTGACCGCGGTGACCACCGGCATCGGCTATCTGCAGTTCTTCGACGAGCCGTTCGTGATGACCCAGGGCGGCCCGCTGGACTCGACCCTGTCGGCCACGATGTACGCGTATCAGCAGTTCGGCAACGGCAACTACGACGTCGCGTCGGCCGCCGGCTACGTCGTCTTCGTCCTCATCGTCGCGCTGACCGTCCTGCAGTTCCGGGTACTGCGAGACAAGGACTGA